From one Cupriavidus sp. P-10 genomic stretch:
- the serA gene encoding phosphoglycerate dehydrogenase, translated as MTTAILLENIHQSANARLAEAGLQVERRAGALAGPELREVLASHDVVGIRSATHLRGDDIRSAPGLLSIGCFCIGTSQVDLEAATHAGIPVFNAPFSNTRSVAELVVSEAVMLLRRIPEKNTLAHAGKWAKGASGAFEARGKTIAIVGYGNIGSQVGVLAESMGMRVVYYDVLARLSHGSARAAGSLEEAVSQAEVVTLHVPATPRTKNMIDASVLAAFKPGAILINASRGSVVDIAALAEALREKRLGGAAIDVFPQEPKTNNDPFVSELQNLPNVLLTPHVGGSTEEAQENIGAEVAAKLAHFLATGGTIGAVNFPEVDPGPLQAPARLLNVHGNAPGALAALNTLLAQEGVNITGQHLQTRGTTGYVVTDLDRVPSEQLMQALRTHAGFARSRLILRQGTGEAG; from the coding sequence GTGACCACTGCAATCCTGCTCGAGAACATCCACCAGAGCGCCAACGCACGGCTGGCTGAAGCCGGCCTTCAGGTCGAGCGCCGTGCCGGCGCACTGGCCGGACCTGAATTGCGCGAAGTGCTGGCCAGCCACGATGTGGTCGGCATCCGCTCGGCCACGCACCTGCGCGGCGACGATATCCGCAGCGCCCCGGGCCTGCTGTCGATCGGCTGCTTCTGCATCGGCACCTCGCAGGTCGACCTGGAGGCCGCCACGCACGCCGGCATCCCGGTATTCAACGCGCCCTTTTCCAACACGCGCTCGGTGGCCGAACTGGTGGTGTCCGAAGCGGTGATGCTGCTGCGCCGGATCCCCGAGAAAAACACGCTGGCGCATGCCGGCAAGTGGGCCAAAGGGGCCAGCGGCGCCTTCGAGGCGCGCGGCAAGACCATCGCCATCGTCGGCTACGGCAATATCGGCTCGCAGGTCGGCGTGCTGGCCGAGTCGATGGGCATGCGCGTGGTCTACTACGACGTGCTGGCGCGGCTGTCGCACGGCTCCGCGCGTGCCGCGGGCTCGCTCGAGGAAGCGGTGTCGCAGGCCGAGGTCGTGACGCTGCACGTCCCGGCCACGCCGCGCACGAAGAACATGATCGATGCCAGCGTGCTGGCCGCGTTCAAGCCCGGCGCGATCCTGATCAATGCCTCGCGCGGCAGCGTGGTCGACATTGCCGCGCTGGCCGAGGCGCTGCGCGAAAAGCGCCTCGGCGGCGCTGCCATCGACGTGTTCCCGCAGGAGCCCAAGACCAACAATGATCCCTTCGTGAGCGAGCTGCAGAACCTGCCCAACGTCCTGCTGACCCCGCACGTCGGCGGCAGCACCGAAGAGGCGCAGGAGAATATCGGCGCCGAGGTCGCGGCCAAGCTGGCGCACTTCCTCGCGACCGGCGGCACCATCGGCGCGGTGAACTTCCCCGAGGTCGATCCGGGCCCGCTGCAGGCACCGGCGCGACTGCTCAACGTGCATGGCAACGCGCCGGGCGCGCTGGCCGCGCTCAATACGCTGCTGGCGCAGGAAGGGGTCAACATTACCGGCCAGCACCTGCAGACGCGCGGCACCACCGGCTATGTGGTGACCGATCTCGACCGCGTGCCATCCGAGCAGCTGATGCAGGCGCTGCGCACGCACGCCGGTTTCGCACGCTCGCGCCTGATCCTGCGGCAAGGCACTGGCGAGGCTGGCTGA